In one window of Streptomyces sp. NBC_01224 DNA:
- a CDS encoding aminoglycoside adenylyltransferase family protein — protein MYDTDVMDQLERTVELVRDAVGPELVGMYLHGSAVLGGLAPASDLDVLAVTRRSLGNRQRRSLLEGLLEISGLTSTVRPVELTVVVQSEVRPWRFPPAGDFLYGEWLREEYEAGGIPQPGPMPDLALVLTMALSGDRPLTGPRPAEVLAPVPHADLVRASVAGIPELLTELDEDTRNVLLTLARIWATLATGEIKPKDAAADWALARLSPEHRTVLEHARNLYRTCHYQDETWSDELKTRVRPHVEDVLTRINDLRRRQE, from the coding sequence GTGTACGACACTGATGTAATGGATCAGCTTGAGCGGACCGTCGAACTCGTCCGCGACGCAGTGGGGCCGGAGCTTGTCGGCATGTACCTCCACGGGTCCGCCGTGCTCGGGGGTCTCGCCCCGGCCAGTGACCTGGACGTCCTGGCCGTCACACGCAGGAGTCTGGGAAACCGTCAGCGGCGGTCGCTGTTGGAGGGTCTGCTGGAGATCTCCGGCCTGACGTCCACGGTCCGGCCGGTCGAACTCACCGTCGTTGTCCAGTCCGAGGTCCGCCCCTGGAGGTTCCCGCCGGCCGGGGACTTCCTCTATGGCGAGTGGCTGCGCGAAGAATATGAGGCGGGAGGCATTCCACAGCCCGGCCCGATGCCGGACCTGGCCCTGGTGCTCACAATGGCCTTGTCGGGTGATCGCCCCTTGACCGGCCCGCGTCCGGCCGAGGTGCTCGCCCCTGTGCCGCACGCCGATCTTGTCCGGGCTAGCGTCGCGGGCATCCCCGAACTCCTGACCGAGCTGGATGAGGACACCCGCAACGTCCTGCTGACCCTTGCACGCATCTGGGCCACCCTCGCCACGGGCGAGATCAAACCGAAGGACGCCGCCGCCGACTGGGCTCTCGCCCGTCTGTCCCCGGAACACCGCACCGTCCTGGAGCACGCACGGAACCTCTACCGCACCTGCCACTACCAGGACGAGACTTGGAGCGATGAGCTGAAGACCCGGGTTCGCCCGCATGTCGAGGACGTACTCACCCGGATCAACGACCTGCGCCGCAGGCAGGAGTGA
- a CDS encoding alpha/beta fold hydrolase — protein MTTPSTQGNFVITSSPAVRRPSAVGLALAACLGAAPTATAAPAPTMSKSEARLDRYYDQRLGWGNCAKSSGDTMGRDLDKAGVQCADVTVPLDYADLRGRTITVAISRLKATDTRHRIGSILLNNGGPGGTALESPPEFHAWMKKVGPRYDIVGFDPRFVGRSTPLDCGLPVGTNLFSAGHSRASFERQVTLQKDLADKCRATNASVLPHVTTRNTARDMDVIRGALDEKKISYFGYSYGTYLGTVYTQMFPGRTDRMVLDGAIDPRKFGPRLLREAVGENEQALADWASWAAARNDTYGLGRTRAQVLATIDRVIRASARAPLTVGSAPDAFQLDDTKTPFLLLAGLDSDTDASRAALGEQVSVLNEAAAGQPTRLSPQFAGLLRFALTGEQSHHGSVQSAVICGDVAAPRDPEVYWRAIERSRAAYPRFGALANNIGPCAFWDRPREKPTQVKHDAKALIVSATGDTRTTHKGAVALHGLLPSSKLITLKGANRHAIYGLYENACVDNKVNQYLATGRLPANDRTCSKQAGLQPR, from the coding sequence ATGACAACACCCAGCACCCAAGGAAACTTCGTGATCACCTCCAGCCCCGCCGTGCGCCGCCCCTCTGCGGTGGGCCTCGCCCTCGCCGCCTGCCTCGGCGCGGCCCCCACCGCCACGGCCGCGCCGGCCCCCACCATGTCGAAGTCCGAAGCCCGGCTCGACCGTTATTACGATCAGCGCCTGGGCTGGGGCAACTGCGCCAAGAGCTCGGGCGACACCATGGGCCGTGATCTGGACAAGGCCGGCGTGCAGTGCGCGGACGTCACCGTGCCGCTCGACTACGCCGACCTCCGGGGCCGTACGATCACCGTCGCGATATCCCGGCTCAAGGCCACTGACACCCGCCACCGCATCGGCTCGATCCTGCTCAACAACGGCGGCCCCGGCGGCACCGCCCTCGAATCCCCGCCGGAATTCCACGCGTGGATGAAGAAGGTTGGCCCGCGTTACGACATCGTCGGCTTCGACCCGCGCTTCGTCGGCCGCAGCACCCCGCTGGACTGCGGTTTGCCCGTCGGCACCAATCTCTTCTCGGCCGGTCACAGCCGGGCGAGCTTCGAGCGCCAGGTCACCCTCCAGAAGGACCTGGCCGACAAGTGCCGGGCCACCAACGCCTCCGTACTGCCGCACGTCACCACCCGCAACACGGCCCGCGACATGGACGTCATCCGCGGCGCGCTCGACGAGAAGAAGATCTCCTACTTCGGCTACTCGTACGGCACCTACCTGGGCACCGTCTACACCCAGATGTTCCCCGGCCGCACCGACCGCATGGTCCTGGACGGCGCCATCGACCCACGCAAGTTCGGCCCCCGGCTGCTCCGGGAGGCCGTCGGTGAGAACGAGCAGGCGCTCGCCGACTGGGCCTCCTGGGCTGCCGCCCGCAATGACACTTACGGCCTCGGCCGCACCCGCGCCCAGGTTCTCGCCACCATCGACCGCGTCATCAGGGCATCCGCGCGCGCACCGCTGACCGTCGGCAGCGCCCCGGATGCCTTCCAACTTGACGACACCAAGACCCCGTTCCTCCTGCTCGCCGGCCTCGACAGCGACACCGACGCGTCCCGCGCGGCACTCGGCGAGCAGGTGTCCGTGCTGAACGAGGCCGCGGCCGGGCAGCCGACCCGGCTGTCACCGCAGTTCGCCGGGCTGCTGCGGTTCGCGCTGACCGGCGAGCAGTCACACCACGGCAGTGTGCAGTCCGCGGTCATCTGCGGGGACGTGGCCGCCCCGCGCGACCCCGAGGTCTACTGGCGGGCCATCGAGCGCAGCCGCGCCGCGTACCCGCGCTTCGGCGCGCTGGCCAACAACATCGGCCCGTGCGCCTTTTGGGACCGGCCCCGCGAGAAGCCCACCCAGGTGAAGCACGACGCCAAGGCACTGATCGTGTCCGCCACCGGCGACACGCGCACCACCCACAAGGGTGCCGTTGCCCTGCACGGCCTGCTGCCGAGCTCCAAGCTGATCACCCTCAAGGGTGCGAACCGGCACGCGATCTACGGGCTGTACGAGAACGCCTGCGTCGACAACAAGGTCAACCAGTACCTGGCCACCGGCCGGCTACCCGCCAACGACCGGACCTGCTCCAAGCAAGCCGGGCTTCAGCCCAGGTGA
- a CDS encoding alpha/beta hydrolase: protein MTILSPTARRASVASLTLAACFITSPALASASEAPAKNGTGAGLDQYYRQHLAWGSCVTGPIDTTGRDLDKAGVQCADVTVPLDYAHPAGRTITLAISRLKATDTHHRIGSILLNNGGPGGPSVQSPPDARKAMKDVGARYDIVGFDPRFVGRSTPLDCGWPVGTSWFSAGTSRAGFDRQVALQKSLAKKCRTHDASVLPYISTRNTARDMDVVRGALGERKISYLGYSYGTYLGTVYTQMFPGRYDRVVLDGAVAPADYGPRLTKGTERASEKALSAWAAWAADRDAQYGLGRTRAQVLTTVDRVLKASASGPLTVGTGSDTFRIDDTQVPVLLYSSIGDDTDPTRTFLAEQLAVLSRAARGTAPTPLSPEFAATLRYLLHGAAEPSGVQAAVLCGDVAAPRDPEVYWRDIERSRAAHPVFGPMTNNIGPCAFWDRPREEPTQVRRDAPVLIVAATGDPRTTYKSSVTLHEQLPGSKLLTLKGANRHALFGRYGNACVDDEVNRYLATGKLPTKNQTCVKRAGEASSSDLTTTKTLSAPMGASISINTAAITGAAAALIVAGGGTAVAVRRRKTRRAA, encoded by the coding sequence GTGACCATCCTCAGCCCCACCGCGCGGCGCGCCTCCGTCGCGAGCCTCACCCTCGCCGCCTGCTTCATCACTTCCCCCGCCCTGGCCTCAGCTTCAGAGGCCCCCGCCAAGAACGGCACCGGAGCCGGGCTCGACCAGTACTACCGGCAACACCTCGCCTGGGGCAGCTGCGTCACGGGCCCCATCGACACGACGGGCCGCGATCTGGACAAGGCCGGAGTGCAGTGCGCGGACGTCACCGTGCCGCTCGACTACGCCCACCCCGCAGGGCGCACGATCACCCTCGCGATATCCCGGCTCAAGGCCACTGACACCCACCACCGCATCGGATCGATCCTGCTGAACAACGGCGGGCCAGGCGGACCTTCAGTCCAGTCGCCGCCGGACGCCCGCAAGGCGATGAAGGACGTCGGCGCGCGCTACGACATCGTCGGCTTCGACCCACGCTTCGTCGGCCGCAGCACCCCACTGGACTGCGGCTGGCCCGTCGGCACGTCCTGGTTCTCGGCCGGCACCAGCCGGGCAGGCTTCGACCGACAGGTCGCCCTGCAGAAGAGCCTTGCCAAGAAGTGCCGCACCCACGACGCCTCAGTGCTGCCGTACATCAGTACCCGCAACACGGCCCGTGACATGGATGTCGTCCGCGGCGCGCTCGGCGAGCGGAAGATCTCCTACCTCGGCTACTCGTACGGCACCTACCTGGGCACGGTTTACACCCAGATGTTCCCCGGCCGCTACGACCGCGTCGTGCTCGACGGCGCGGTCGCCCCCGCCGACTACGGCCCCCGCCTGACGAAGGGCACCGAGCGCGCGAGCGAGAAGGCGCTGTCCGCCTGGGCCGCGTGGGCGGCGGACCGCGACGCCCAATACGGCCTCGGCCGCACCCGCGCCCAAGTGCTCACCACCGTCGACCGCGTCCTCAAGGCGTCCGCCAGCGGCCCGCTGACCGTCGGCACCGGCTCGGACACCTTCCGGATCGACGACACCCAGGTGCCGGTCCTCCTCTACTCCAGCATCGGGGACGACACCGACCCGACCCGGACGTTCCTCGCCGAGCAGCTGGCCGTGCTGAGCAGGGCCGCACGGGGCACGGCGCCGACGCCGCTCTCGCCGGAGTTCGCCGCGACACTCCGGTACCTACTGCACGGCGCGGCCGAACCGTCCGGAGTCCAGGCCGCGGTCCTCTGCGGGGACGTGGCCGCCCCGCGCGACCCCGAGGTCTACTGGCGCGACATCGAACGCAGCCGGGCCGCGCACCCGGTGTTCGGACCAATGACCAACAACATCGGCCCCTGCGCCTTCTGGGACCGCCCCCGCGAGGAACCCACCCAGGTCCGCCGCGACGCCCCGGTACTGATCGTGGCAGCCACCGGCGACCCCCGCACCACCTACAAGAGCAGCGTGACCCTGCACGAGCAACTGCCCGGCTCCAAGCTGCTCACCCTCAAGGGCGCCAACCGGCACGCCCTCTTCGGCCGCTACGGCAACGCCTGCGTGGACGACGAGGTCAACAGGTACCTGGCTACCGGAAAACTGCCGACGAAGAATCAGACTTGCGTCAAGCGCGCCGGTGAGGCGTCTTCGTCGGATTTGACGACGACGAAGACGTTGTCCGCGCCGATGGGGGCGTCGATCAGCATCAACACCGCGGCGATCACTGGTGCAGCCGCCGCGCTGATCGTCGCTGGTGGCGGCACCGCCGTCGCAGTACGCCGCCGCAAGACCCGCCGCGCCGCCTGA
- a CDS encoding MMPL family transporter translates to MQVRPPEDIVIRALTGYSTRHPWKVIALWAVLGVVLSALAPTLIGRVTQNQTGDFLPKSYDSAAALEIAEEQFGVNPDATTVTMLVARSDGKALGAADQKRVEAEAAKLAQRRVIMPREDDRPKFLVPDRSQTPRIAPAMVAPDRSFELLSVELIGNRTDKGVQGVYRAFRDAARTQFSEAGMRTGFTGSLADTVDTTDSHEIAAKVGGALLMGLILLINVLVFRSVLAALLPLVAVAMIIGVAGGAVAGAAILTGRKLDAGTPDLISVVLLGIGIDYLLFLLFRFREQLRARPEQSAREAAGQVSGRVGTAITSAALTIVAGFATLGVATFGQFRSLGPAIAVAVLVMLLGSLTLLPALLAAAGRKMFWPSKALGHEPDEGRAARFGARVARRPMTMTFASVALLAALAAGLIGIRMDYGQGNAAAKTPAAATATEISRALPAGVSDPTSVFVTATDGGTLTAGRLDGLSRALTQVKGVGQAARTVLNKDHRAARIDLYPTADPQSQQARDLASGPVRAAVAQHTPAGTTAHVGGTAAIYADISTAVDHDLKIVFPVAAALIALILLLLLRSLLAPVILMLSVGLGFAATLGADTLLFQHVLGKPGVNFSLPLVLFLFVVALGTDYNILISDRIREEMQRPGPARAAVARAVQHTTPAIATAGLVLAGSFATLATTPGNEQIAFAMTLGILLSALVLSLVLVPALTALLGRSVWWPVRPRPTKGGHPQHRANAPAPEPDRVMMAD, encoded by the coding sequence ATGCAAGTCCGTCCGCCGGAGGACATCGTGATCCGCGCCCTGACCGGATACTCCACCAGACACCCGTGGAAAGTCATCGCCCTCTGGGCGGTGCTGGGTGTCGTGCTGAGCGCCCTGGCCCCGACACTGATCGGCCGCGTCACCCAGAACCAGACCGGGGATTTCCTGCCCAAGAGCTACGACTCGGCCGCGGCCCTGGAGATCGCCGAGGAACAGTTCGGGGTGAACCCCGACGCCACCACCGTGACGATGCTGGTCGCCCGGTCCGACGGCAAGGCTCTCGGCGCCGCCGACCAGAAGCGGGTCGAGGCCGAGGCGGCGAAGCTGGCGCAGCGCCGGGTGATCATGCCCAGGGAGGACGACAGACCGAAATTCCTGGTCCCGGACCGCTCCCAGACGCCCCGGATCGCCCCGGCGATGGTGGCACCCGACCGGAGTTTCGAACTGCTCTCCGTCGAGCTGATCGGGAACCGTACGGACAAGGGGGTCCAGGGCGTCTACCGGGCCTTCCGGGACGCCGCCCGGACGCAGTTCTCCGAGGCGGGGATGCGCACCGGCTTCACCGGAAGTCTCGCCGACACCGTCGACACCACCGATTCCCACGAGATCGCCGCGAAGGTCGGGGGCGCCCTCCTCATGGGGCTCATCCTGCTGATCAACGTGCTGGTGTTCCGCAGCGTGCTGGCGGCCCTGCTGCCGCTGGTCGCGGTCGCCATGATCATTGGCGTGGCGGGGGGAGCCGTCGCGGGTGCCGCGATACTCACCGGGCGCAAGCTCGACGCGGGCACCCCTGATCTGATCAGCGTGGTCCTGCTCGGCATCGGCATCGACTACCTGCTGTTCCTGCTGTTCCGCTTCCGCGAGCAACTGCGCGCCCGGCCGGAGCAGTCCGCCCGCGAGGCGGCCGGGCAGGTCTCGGGACGGGTGGGCACCGCGATCACCTCGGCGGCGCTGACCATCGTGGCCGGGTTCGCCACGCTGGGCGTGGCGACCTTCGGCCAGTTCCGCTCGCTGGGCCCCGCCATCGCCGTCGCGGTCCTGGTGATGCTGCTCGGCAGCCTCACCCTGCTGCCGGCGCTGCTCGCGGCCGCCGGGCGCAAGATGTTCTGGCCCTCCAAGGCCCTTGGCCACGAGCCCGACGAGGGCCGTGCCGCCCGCTTCGGGGCGCGGGTCGCACGACGACCGATGACGATGACGTTCGCCTCCGTCGCCCTGCTTGCCGCGCTGGCCGCCGGGCTGATCGGGATCCGCATGGACTACGGCCAGGGCAACGCCGCTGCCAAGACCCCTGCGGCGGCCACCGCGACCGAGATATCCCGTGCGCTGCCGGCCGGAGTGTCGGACCCGACGAGCGTCTTCGTCACCGCTACTGACGGCGGCACCCTCACCGCAGGCCGGCTCGACGGCCTCTCCCGTGCTCTCACCCAGGTCAAGGGCGTGGGCCAGGCCGCACGGACCGTCCTGAACAAGGACCACCGCGCCGCCCGGATCGACCTCTACCCGACCGCGGACCCGCAGAGCCAGCAGGCCCGCGACCTGGCCTCCGGACCCGTGCGGGCAGCGGTCGCCCAGCACACACCCGCCGGAACGACGGCACACGTGGGCGGAACGGCGGCGATCTACGCCGACATCTCCACCGCCGTCGACCACGACCTGAAGATCGTTTTCCCGGTCGCGGCCGCACTGATCGCTCTGATCCTCCTGCTGCTCCTGCGCAGCCTACTCGCACCGGTGATCCTGATGCTCTCCGTCGGGCTCGGCTTCGCCGCCACCCTCGGCGCCGACACCCTGCTCTTCCAGCACGTCCTCGGCAAGCCGGGCGTCAACTTCTCCCTCCCGCTCGTGCTGTTTCTGTTCGTCGTGGCACTGGGCACCGACTACAACATCCTGATCAGCGACCGGATCCGGGAGGAAATGCAGCGACCGGGCCCGGCCCGCGCCGCCGTGGCCCGCGCGGTGCAGCACACGACACCGGCCATCGCGACCGCAGGCCTGGTCCTTGCCGGCTCCTTCGCCACCCTCGCCACGACCCCGGGCAACGAGCAGATCGCCTTCGCAATGACGCTCGGAATCCTGCTCTCCGCGCTCGTCCTCTCGCTGGTGCTGGTCCCCGCCCTTACCGCACTCCTCGGACGGAGCGTCTGGTGGCCGGTCCGCCCACGGCCCACCAAGGGCGGCCACCCGCAGCACCGTGCGAACGCACCTGCCCCGGAACCCGACCGGGTCATGATGGCGGACTGA
- a CDS encoding ATP-binding protein: MIRAGALGPAPAGDQDPGPGPHPGRGPRAAADGAAAAAAVQLCTGGRKAGHRENRHAGPARASVRLTYRQDRVTVEVRDDGGSTPPQEGASSVGSGGYGLIGMRERVALHGGTLAVGPQADGGFAVVADLPLTTDEAAEAAVQHEGAHR; the protein is encoded by the coding sequence ATGATCCGGGCCGGGGCCCTGGGTCCTGCCCCGGCCGGGGACCAGGACCCAGGTCCTGGTCCCCATCCTGGTCGCGGGCCGCGAGCTGCCGCCGACGGTGCTGCCGCTGCAGCTGCTGTGCAACTCTGTACCGGAGGCCGTAAGGCCGGACACAGGGAGAACAGACACGCGGGGCCCGCCCGCGCGTCCGTACGGCTGACGTATCGCCAGGATCGGGTCACCGTCGAAGTGCGGGACGACGGTGGGAGCACACCGCCGCAGGAGGGGGCGTCGTCGGTGGGATCAGGCGGTTACGGCCTGATCGGCATGCGCGAGCGCGTCGCCCTGCACGGCGGCACCCTCGCCGTCGGCCCGCAGGCCGACGGTGGGTTCGCGGTGGTGGCCGACCTGCCGCTGACCACGGACGAGGCGGCCGAAGCAGCCGTCCAGCACGAGGGGGCACACCGATGA